A genomic segment from Microcoleus sp. FACHB-672 encodes:
- a CDS encoding glutamate synthase-related protein: MNNSSVNHNGTQNQGNQDEDKSLFGQRWLVEERDACGVGFIANLKGQASHEIVANALSALTCLEHRGACSADQDSGDGAGVMTAIPWELFDGWMNEGGIQRDPSAETAVGMVFLPQDAAQAKACREVVEKVLVEEGLTLLGWRTVPVRPEILGMQARENQPHIEQVIVQSKQWRGDELERRLYLARRSFGKTLHSLEDGKWGDDFYVCSFSCRTIVYKGMVRSAVLGEFYLDLQNPAYKSVFAVYHRRFSTNTMPRWPLAQPMRLLGHNGEINTLLGNINWMMAREGSLSHPLWDGRIEDLKPLVKPDNSDSATLDNVMELLVRSGRSPQEALMIMVPEAYKNQPALDEYPEIVDFYEYYSGLQEPWDGPALLVFSDGKLVGATLDRNGLRPARYALTRDGMVIVASEAGVVELPEADIVEKGRLGPGQMIAVDLEAGEIIKNWEIKQRIAKTQPYGQWLQQHRRELTLQPFPEAAQMEACEVLRYQTAFGYTAEDVEMVIEEMAVSAKEPTFCMGDDIPLAVLSERPHLLYDYFKQRFAQVTNPPIDPLREGMVMSLSMQLGERGNILEAKPEYASRLKISTPVINDAELDVIRTSGLESATLSTLFEIAAGPPGLAEAVNRLREEAAEAVRAGKKILILSDRTQKITDELSYIPPLLAVGAVHHHLIRQGLRMKTSLIVDTAQCWSTHHFACLIGYGASSVCPYLAWESVRQWVFNPRTQNLMERGKIASVSVDKAQENYRKAIEGGLLKILSKMGISLLSSYQGAQIFEAIGIGSDLIQLGFTGTTSRIGGLSVSELAQEVLAFHSKAFPELNIKKLENYGFVQYRPGGEYHMNSPEMAKALHKAVENKAHDHYELYQKSLQGRPVTALRDLLDFNADRPSISIDEVEPVENIMNRFCTGGMSLGALSPEAHEVLAIAMNRISGKSNSGEGGEDPVRFKVLDDVDETGHSQLMPHLKGLRNGDTASSAIKQVASGRFGVTPEYLMNAKQIEIKMAQGAKPGEGGQLPGKKVSPYIAMLRRSKPGVTLISPPPHHDIYSIEDLSQLIFDLHQINPKAGVSVKLVAEIGIGTVAAGVAKANADIIQISGHDGGTGASPLSSIKHAGSPWELGLTEVHRVLMDNQLRDRVLLRVDGGFKTGWDVLMGALMGGEEYGFGSIAMIAEGCIMARICHTNTCPVGVATQQEKLRQRFTGIPEHVVNFFYFVAEEVRSLLARLGYRSLNEIIGRTDLLKVKEGVPLTKTKSLNLDCLLKLPDSRENRDWLHHEPVHSNGPVLDDELLADSEIQGAIQNQGSVTKTYRLVNTDRTVGARLSGAIAQKYGNTGFEGQITLNFTGSAGQSFGAFNLPGMTLSLEGEANDYVGKGLHGGEIIIKPPAEATYDPSQNVIIGNTCLYGATGGFLFANGQAGERFAVRNSMAKAVIEGAGDHCAEYMTGGAIVVLGRVGRNVGAGMTGGMGYFLDEDGSFPQKVNYEIVKIQRICTDAGEQQLKELIELHADRTGSQKAKTILENWSEYLPKFYQVVPPSEADSPEASAEAPTEKVAVNA; this comes from the coding sequence ATGAACAATTCGAGCGTGAATCACAACGGCACACAAAATCAGGGAAATCAAGACGAAGATAAAAGCCTTTTCGGGCAGCGCTGGCTAGTAGAGGAACGAGACGCCTGTGGTGTCGGCTTCATTGCCAACTTAAAAGGGCAAGCGAGCCATGAAATTGTGGCCAACGCCTTGTCCGCGCTCACCTGTTTGGAACACCGGGGAGCCTGTAGCGCCGATCAAGATTCAGGGGATGGGGCGGGTGTGATGACAGCAATCCCCTGGGAACTGTTTGATGGGTGGATGAACGAGGGGGGTATTCAACGCGATCCGAGTGCAGAAACCGCAGTGGGGATGGTATTTTTGCCCCAAGACGCAGCCCAGGCAAAAGCTTGCCGCGAAGTTGTCGAAAAAGTTTTAGTTGAAGAAGGACTGACGCTGCTCGGCTGGCGCACAGTGCCGGTGCGCCCAGAGATCCTGGGGATGCAAGCGCGGGAAAACCAACCGCATATCGAACAAGTAATTGTTCAGTCTAAGCAGTGGCGCGGAGATGAACTCGAACGCCGACTCTATCTTGCCCGCCGGTCATTTGGCAAAACCCTGCACAGCCTGGAAGACGGCAAATGGGGAGATGATTTTTATGTCTGTTCCTTCTCTTGCCGCACCATCGTTTATAAAGGCATGGTGCGCTCAGCCGTGCTGGGCGAGTTTTATCTCGATTTACAAAACCCAGCTTACAAGAGCGTTTTTGCGGTCTATCACCGGCGCTTCAGCACCAATACTATGCCCCGTTGGCCCCTAGCACAGCCGATGCGTCTGTTAGGTCACAACGGCGAAATTAATACGCTCTTGGGCAACATTAACTGGATGATGGCGCGGGAAGGCAGCTTGTCCCATCCGCTTTGGGACGGTCGGATTGAGGATCTCAAACCGTTAGTGAAGCCAGATAACAGTGACTCGGCTACACTGGATAACGTGATGGAACTGTTGGTGCGCTCAGGACGCAGTCCTCAAGAAGCGCTGATGATCATGGTGCCAGAAGCGTACAAAAATCAGCCGGCTTTGGATGAGTATCCAGAAATTGTGGATTTCTACGAATATTACAGCGGCTTGCAAGAGCCGTGGGATGGCCCTGCGCTGCTGGTATTCAGTGATGGCAAGCTGGTGGGAGCCACCCTTGATCGCAATGGACTGAGGCCGGCTCGTTACGCCCTCACCCGCGATGGGATGGTAATTGTCGCATCAGAAGCCGGTGTGGTGGAGTTGCCGGAAGCAGACATCGTAGAAAAAGGCCGGTTGGGTCCTGGGCAAATGATTGCCGTTGACCTAGAAGCCGGGGAAATTATCAAGAACTGGGAGATTAAGCAGCGCATTGCCAAAACCCAGCCTTATGGACAGTGGCTGCAGCAACACCGCCGCGAATTAACACTGCAACCGTTCCCCGAAGCCGCCCAAATGGAGGCCTGTGAGGTATTGCGCTATCAAACTGCCTTTGGCTACACCGCTGAAGACGTAGAGATGGTGATCGAGGAAATGGCTGTCAGTGCCAAGGAACCAACGTTCTGCATGGGAGATGACATTCCCTTAGCTGTACTGTCAGAACGCCCTCACTTGCTCTACGACTACTTCAAACAGCGCTTCGCCCAAGTCACAAACCCTCCCATTGACCCGTTGCGGGAAGGGATGGTGATGTCTTTAAGTATGCAGCTCGGTGAACGGGGAAATATCCTGGAAGCGAAGCCAGAATATGCCAGCCGGCTCAAGATTTCCACGCCGGTGATCAATGATGCTGAATTGGACGTGATTCGCACATCGGGTTTGGAGTCAGCAACCTTATCCACTTTATTTGAGATCGCTGCCGGCCCTCCAGGGCTGGCTGAAGCAGTTAACCGGCTGCGGGAAGAAGCCGCAGAAGCGGTACGTGCCGGGAAAAAGATTCTAATTCTCAGTGATCGCACCCAAAAAATTACGGATGAGCTGAGCTACATTCCTCCTCTGTTAGCGGTGGGTGCTGTCCACCACCACTTGATACGTCAAGGGTTGCGGATGAAAACCTCTTTAATTGTCGATACCGCCCAATGCTGGAGTACCCACCACTTTGCCTGCCTGATCGGCTACGGCGCGAGTTCTGTGTGCCCCTACTTAGCCTGGGAAAGTGTGCGGCAGTGGGTGTTTAATCCCAGAACTCAAAATCTGATGGAACGGGGCAAGATTGCTTCGGTGAGCGTGGACAAAGCTCAGGAGAACTATCGCAAGGCAATAGAAGGTGGCTTGCTGAAAATTCTCTCGAAAATGGGCATTTCCCTGCTTTCCAGCTACCAAGGGGCGCAAATTTTTGAAGCGATCGGGATTGGCTCAGATTTAATTCAGTTGGGCTTCACCGGCACCACATCTCGCATTGGCGGGCTGTCTGTCAGCGAACTGGCTCAGGAAGTCTTGGCCTTCCACAGCAAGGCTTTCCCAGAACTGAATATCAAGAAGCTAGAAAACTATGGCTTTGTTCAGTACCGGCCCGGTGGCGAGTATCACATGAACAGCCCCGAAATGGCAAAGGCACTACACAAGGCGGTGGAAAATAAGGCGCACGACCACTATGAGCTGTATCAAAAATCTCTGCAAGGACGCCCGGTAACAGCTTTGCGGGATTTGCTGGATTTCAATGCTGATCGCCCCTCGATTTCCATTGACGAAGTTGAGCCGGTGGAAAACATTATGAACCGCTTCTGCACCGGCGGGATGTCCTTGGGGGCGCTGTCCCCGGAAGCCCATGAGGTGCTGGCCATCGCCATGAATCGCATCAGCGGTAAATCTAACTCCGGTGAGGGTGGGGAAGATCCGGTGCGGTTTAAGGTACTCGATGATGTGGATGAGACAGGGCATTCTCAGTTAATGCCGCACCTCAAGGGTTTGCGGAATGGCGATACGGCATCGTCTGCAATCAAGCAGGTGGCGTCGGGCCGATTTGGGGTGACGCCTGAGTATTTGATGAATGCCAAGCAGATTGAAATTAAGATGGCTCAGGGTGCGAAGCCCGGTGAAGGTGGCCAATTGCCTGGGAAGAAGGTTAGCCCCTATATTGCCATGTTGCGCCGGTCGAAGCCGGGAGTGACGCTAATTTCGCCGCCGCCTCACCATGATATTTATTCGATTGAGGATTTATCCCAGTTGATTTTTGACCTGCACCAAATTAATCCCAAGGCTGGGGTTTCTGTGAAATTGGTGGCAGAAATCGGGATTGGCACGGTGGCTGCCGGTGTGGCGAAGGCGAATGCGGATATTATCCAAATTTCTGGCCACGATGGCGGCACCGGCGCGTCTCCCCTGAGTTCGATTAAGCACGCCGGTTCGCCCTGGGAATTGGGACTGACGGAAGTGCATCGGGTGCTGATGGACAACCAGTTGCGTGATCGCGTTCTGTTGCGGGTTGATGGCGGCTTCAAAACCGGGTGGGATGTGCTGATGGGCGCTTTGATGGGTGGCGAAGAGTATGGCTTCGGTTCGATTGCCATGATTGCGGAAGGCTGCATTATGGCCCGGATCTGCCACACTAATACCTGCCCGGTTGGGGTGGCGACTCAGCAAGAAAAGCTGCGCCAGCGGTTCACCGGCATCCCCGAACACGTTGTCAATTTCTTCTACTTTGTGGCAGAGGAAGTGCGTTCTTTGCTGGCGCGGTTAGGCTACCGATCTCTCAATGAGATTATCGGGCGTACGGATCTGCTGAAGGTGAAGGAAGGCGTGCCTCTGACGAAAACCAAGTCTCTGAATTTAGATTGTCTGCTCAAGTTACCGGATAGCCGAGAAAATCGCGACTGGTTGCACCATGAGCCGGTTCACAGCAACGGGCCGGTTTTGGATGATGAGTTATTGGCAGACTCGGAAATTCAAGGGGCAATCCAAAATCAGGGCAGCGTGACGAAAACTTACCGGCTGGTGAATACAGACCGAACCGTGGGCGCACGGCTATCGGGTGCAATTGCTCAAAAGTACGGCAACACCGGCTTTGAGGGTCAAATTACACTCAATTTCACCGGAAGTGCCGGCCAAAGTTTTGGGGCATTTAATCTTCCCGGCATGACGCTGAGCCTAGAGGGTGAAGCCAATGATTATGTGGGTAAAGGACTGCACGGGGGCGAGATTATTATTAAGCCGCCGGCTGAGGCAACCTATGACCCCTCACAAAATGTGATTATTGGCAACACTTGCTTGTATGGTGCGACCGGCGGCTTTTTGTTTGCCAATGGTCAAGCCGGTGAGCGGTTTGCGGTGCGGAACTCAATGGCGAAAGCTGTGATTGAAGGTGCCGGTGATCACTGCGCTGAATACATGACGGGCGGTGCGATCGTTGTCCTCGGCAGGGTTGGCCGCAACGTGGGTGCCGGCATGACAGGCGGGATGGGCTACTTCTTAGATGAAGATGGTAGCTTCCCACAAAAAGTCAATTACGAAATTGTTAAGATTCAGCGGATCTGCACAGATGCCGGTGAGCAGCAGCTCAAGGAATTGATTGAGTTGCACGCAGATCGCACCGGCAGTCAAAAGGCGAAGACAATCTTGGAAAATTGGTCAGAGTACCTGCCCAAGTTCTATCAGGTTGTACCGCCTTCTGAGGCTGACAGTCCTGAAGCAAGTGCTGAAGCCCCAACTGAGAAGGTTGCGGTCAACGCATAA
- a CDS encoding phosphodiester glycosidase family protein gives MPAFFKLIAFTPLVVFTALCLATAHPDSAQAQAISQEVVEGLDSDVQQQSSMTSVQAFATQPLLRQGTQISLNGRTWPAAWSQWQQDTAEGAIRTGISDAGVTQLLGVELLSTGDLAKQPVRWFSQLAPLTPQLAGSYRYLDMTDFAQAAGWQMQVSGNTLSISSPAATVQAIEATMQSWGEKQAAVSLPRSVVIELDRPTPWQVNFSATLTPPEPAPVKPKTPSGEGAGNNRQQEAADDTSKPQGETPEVQKPKPPKLDEWVITLDGQIAPALVQRLNALEAGEIAYPGYQLPDAKDKPVIPPKARRLKVETAANQTTVRLLVPPGWRPQVLTSPDINHLQIDIRPDSLVEKDILWAPGVRWHQQYLALGQDRFPVVWLEVDLRQPGLRLKPIWSEPATQVGTAPLIATANRWQASAAINGGFFNRNNTMPLGALRRDAQWLSSPILNRGAMAWNDSGSVKMGRLALKETLIAAAEVRLPVLYLNSAFVQQGISRYSPEWGLTYTPLSDGETIVTVENNGVTGQQPGGDVGKTAFPIPRNGYLLVLRKVASDALPTGTSVAIESVTVPADFSDYPHIIGAGPLLMQNGQIILDAKAEGFSDAFVQQTASRSAIGTTATGTLLIAAVHNRAGGAGSTLAELAQLMRQLGAVEALNLDGGSSTGLYLGGQLLDRPARTAARVHNGLGVFLDRPR, from the coding sequence ATGCCTGCTTTTTTTAAACTTATTGCCTTCACTCCCCTTGTGGTTTTTACGGCTCTATGCTTAGCAACTGCTCACCCAGACAGCGCTCAAGCTCAAGCCATCAGCCAGGAAGTTGTGGAAGGTTTGGACTCTGACGTGCAGCAACAGTCTTCTATGACATCCGTTCAAGCGTTCGCTACGCAACCCCTGCTGCGGCAAGGGACTCAAATTTCCTTAAACGGTCGAACTTGGCCGGCAGCTTGGAGTCAGTGGCAACAGGATACGGCTGAGGGTGCCATTCGCACCGGCATCAGTGATGCTGGAGTTACCCAATTGCTAGGGGTGGAACTGTTAAGCACCGGCGATCTGGCAAAGCAGCCGGTGCGGTGGTTCTCTCAACTTGCACCTTTGACTCCTCAACTTGCCGGTTCGTACCGCTATTTGGACATGACTGATTTTGCCCAAGCAGCCGGCTGGCAGATGCAAGTGAGTGGAAACACACTCTCGATTTCTTCTCCTGCCGCAACAGTCCAGGCAATTGAGGCGACGATGCAAAGTTGGGGGGAAAAACAAGCAGCTGTCAGCCTGCCGCGCAGCGTTGTGATTGAGCTAGATCGCCCGACCCCCTGGCAAGTGAATTTTTCTGCCACCTTAACACCCCCAGAACCGGCTCCAGTTAAACCAAAAACACCTTCCGGTGAGGGTGCCGGCAACAACCGCCAGCAAGAAGCCGCTGATGATACATCCAAGCCGCAGGGGGAAACGCCTGAAGTGCAAAAACCGAAACCCCCCAAGCTGGATGAATGGGTGATTACTCTAGATGGCCAAATCGCTCCGGCTCTAGTACAGCGCTTAAACGCCCTGGAAGCGGGGGAGATTGCCTATCCGGGCTACCAACTGCCAGACGCCAAAGACAAGCCGGTGATTCCGCCAAAAGCCCGCCGGTTGAAAGTTGAAACGGCTGCAAATCAAACAACTGTCCGCCTGCTCGTTCCTCCGGGTTGGCGTCCTCAGGTTCTCACCTCACCCGACATTAATCACTTACAGATTGATATTCGACCCGACTCTCTGGTGGAGAAAGATATTCTTTGGGCACCAGGGGTGCGCTGGCATCAGCAGTATCTCGCCTTAGGTCAAGATCGCTTTCCGGTAGTGTGGCTGGAAGTTGATCTTCGCCAACCGGGATTACGTCTTAAACCGATCTGGAGCGAACCGGCTACTCAAGTGGGTACTGCCCCCCTGATCGCCACGGCAAATCGCTGGCAGGCTTCAGCGGCGATTAATGGGGGCTTTTTCAATCGCAATAATACGATGCCCTTGGGTGCGCTCCGCCGGGATGCTCAGTGGTTATCCAGCCCGATTCTTAACCGGGGCGCGATGGCATGGAATGATAGCGGCAGCGTTAAAATGGGCCGGCTGGCGCTGAAGGAAACGTTGATCGCCGCAGCGGAAGTGCGCCTGCCGGTGCTTTATCTCAACAGCGCTTTTGTCCAACAAGGGATTTCCCGCTACTCGCCTGAATGGGGGTTGACTTACACTCCCCTGAGTGACGGGGAAACGATTGTTACGGTTGAAAATAACGGAGTTACGGGCCAGCAGCCTGGAGGTGACGTGGGCAAAACTGCTTTTCCTATCCCCCGCAATGGCTACTTGCTAGTTCTTCGTAAGGTGGCATCTGACGCCCTACCTACCGGCACTTCTGTGGCTATCGAGAGCGTCACGGTGCCGGCTGACTTTAGCGATTATCCCCATATCATCGGCGCTGGGCCACTTTTAATGCAAAATGGCCAAATTATTCTGGATGCTAAGGCGGAAGGTTTCAGCGATGCCTTTGTTCAACAAACTGCGTCTCGGAGTGCGATTGGCACGACTGCAACGGGCACACTACTTATAGCGGCGGTTCACAACCGCGCTGGGGGTGCCGGTTCTACTTTGGCCGAATTAGCCCAACTGATGCGCCAGTTAGGGGCTGTTGAAGCCCTGAATCTGGATGGTGGCAGTTCTACAGGTCTTTATCTGGGGGGCCAACTCCTCGACCGGCCTGCGCGTACGGCTGCGCGGGTTCACAATGGTTTGGGAGTCTTCCTTGATCGCCCTCGCTGA
- a CDS encoding HesB/IscA family protein — protein MIHLSKAAVREVNRLKSKQPNPQVFFRLGVQPGGCAGLSYTMEFDENAGESDHLYACEGIQVLVNAESLNYLNGVTLDYSEDLMGGGFRFHNPNALQGCSCGHSFSGPASAS, from the coding sequence ATGATTCATCTGAGCAAAGCTGCTGTCCGCGAAGTCAACCGTCTAAAGTCTAAACAGCCAAACCCTCAGGTGTTCTTTCGCCTGGGAGTTCAACCTGGTGGGTGTGCCGGCCTGTCTTATACGATGGAGTTTGACGAAAATGCCGGTGAGAGCGATCACCTCTATGCCTGTGAGGGAATTCAAGTGCTGGTTAATGCTGAGAGCTTGAATTACCTCAACGGGGTGACTTTAGATTATTCAGAGGATCTTATGGGTGGCGGGTTTCGCTTCCACAACCCCAATGCACTACAAGGCTGTAGTTGTGGCCACTCGTTTTCCGGGCCGGCTTCTGCTAGCTAA
- the rpsL gene encoding 30S ribosomal protein S12: MPTIQQLIRDERQKANKKTKSPALKSCPQRRGVCTRVYTTTPKKPNSALRKVARVRLTSGFEVTAYIPGIGHNLQEHSVVMIRGGRVKDLPGVRYHIIRGTLDTAGVKDRRQARSKYGAKRPKAAAGK; the protein is encoded by the coding sequence ATGCCCACTATTCAGCAACTCATTCGTGACGAACGCCAGAAAGCCAATAAGAAAACTAAATCCCCGGCTTTGAAGAGTTGCCCTCAGCGTCGTGGCGTTTGCACAAGAGTCTACACCACTACCCCGAAGAAACCCAACTCAGCACTGCGTAAGGTGGCGCGGGTTCGCCTCACTTCTGGATTTGAAGTGACCGCTTATATTCCAGGTATTGGCCACAACCTGCAAGAGCACTCTGTCGTGATGATTAGAGGGGGACGGGTAAAAGATTTACCCGGTGTGAGATATCACATTATCCGTGGAACTTTAGATACCGCCGGGGTCAAAGACCGTCGGCAAGCTCGCTCTAAGTATGGCGCTAAGCGTCCTAAAGCAGCAGCAGGCAAATAG
- a CDS encoding photosystem II protein, Psb35-related, with product MALLIALFIVGWVAVAALGTQAYFRGEQSKPIHERNWNSDSFEQLAESITATKTDYSERVPGYPVDAFAATNQ from the coding sequence ATGGCACTACTAATTGCGCTATTTATCGTTGGTTGGGTTGCTGTAGCTGCGTTAGGGACTCAAGCTTATTTCAGAGGTGAACAGTCGAAGCCGATCCACGAACGTAACTGGAATTCTGACTCTTTTGAGCAGCTAGCTGAGTCTATTACTGCAACAAAAACCGATTACTCTGAACGAGTTCCCGGCTATCCAGTTGATGCTTTTGCTGCAACAAATCAATAA
- the rpsG gene encoding 30S ribosomal protein S7, producing MSRRTVVQKRPVPPDSVYNSRLVSMMVRRIMKSGKKSVATSIIYDAFKTIQERTGGDPLETFERAVRNATPLVEVKARRVGGATYQVPMEVRSDRGIALALRWLIQFARSRAGRTMANKLANELMDAANETGNAIRKREETHRMAEANKAFAHYRY from the coding sequence ATGTCGCGTCGTACTGTTGTTCAAAAACGTCCCGTTCCTCCCGATTCAGTGTATAATAGCCGCTTGGTAAGTATGATGGTGCGGCGGATTATGAAAAGTGGCAAAAAATCTGTTGCCACCAGCATTATCTATGACGCCTTCAAAACCATTCAGGAACGCACAGGCGGCGATCCCTTAGAAACATTTGAAAGAGCGGTTCGCAATGCTACCCCGCTTGTAGAAGTCAAAGCTCGCCGAGTTGGCGGTGCAACCTACCAAGTGCCAATGGAAGTCCGTTCGGATAGAGGAATAGCCTTAGCACTTCGCTGGCTAATCCAATTTGCCAGAAGTAGAGCCGGTCGCACAATGGCAAACAAGCTAGCAAATGAGCTGATGGATGCTGCGAACGAGACGGGGAATGCAATTCGCAAGCGGGAAGAAACTCACCGGATGGCTGAAGCAAATAAGGCATTCGCTCACTACCGGTACTAA
- a CDS encoding polysaccharide deacetylase family protein produces MANLASLVGQQKIFFIIGAAFGSFMLGVIMPASPPYTEEFKLPAPQLTSVGKKEKQDLLNIKTAVNQRIEGFTTKAAQIQEQYKKRFNFSVPARFQGAITYEIKLSGKEKVVALTFDDGPWPDTLPILNILKQNKIKATFFWIGRHLQTYPEIGKKVVAEGHAVGNHTWNHQYHQVDHFTATREIEDTGSLIYKITGVKTAMFRPPGGILNNGLAAYAQAQKMVVAMWSTDTKESYSPSPEEIINTVLSNAQSGAVVLMHDGGGNHSNTLKALPQIIAGLKKRGYKFVTLPELLEMQDKELVAQAKSANLPTEKP; encoded by the coding sequence ATGGCAAACCTTGCTTCCTTGGTTGGTCAGCAAAAAATATTTTTCATCATAGGGGCAGCCTTTGGGAGTTTTATGCTGGGTGTGATTATGCCGGCTTCCCCACCTTATACTGAAGAATTTAAGCTGCCGGCTCCTCAACTAACCAGTGTAGGGAAGAAAGAGAAGCAGGATTTACTTAATATAAAAACGGCTGTTAATCAGCGAATTGAAGGCTTCACCACCAAGGCTGCACAAATACAGGAACAATACAAAAAACGCTTCAATTTTTCAGTGCCGGCTCGATTTCAAGGCGCAATCACTTATGAAATAAAACTGAGCGGGAAAGAAAAAGTTGTTGCCCTGACGTTTGATGATGGGCCTTGGCCAGATACCTTACCGATTTTAAATATTCTTAAGCAGAATAAGATTAAAGCAACTTTCTTTTGGATAGGCCGGCATCTGCAAACTTATCCAGAAATTGGCAAAAAAGTTGTTGCGGAGGGTCATGCCGTTGGCAACCACACCTGGAATCACCAATATCATCAAGTGGATCACTTCACTGCCACCAGAGAAATTGAAGACACCGGCTCACTCATTTACAAAATTACAGGTGTTAAAACCGCAATGTTTCGCCCACCGGGAGGCATTTTAAATAATGGCTTAGCTGCTTACGCCCAAGCGCAAAAGATGGTAGTTGCTATGTGGTCTACGGATACTAAGGAGTCCTATTCTCCCAGCCCAGAGGAAATCATTAACACTGTACTTAGTAACGCGCAGTCAGGTGCTGTTGTGTTGATGCACGATGGCGGAGGCAATCACTCAAACACCCTAAAAGCTTTACCTCAAATCATTGCTGGGCTAAAGAAGCGGGGATATAAGTTTGTAACATTACCTGAACTGCTAGAAATGCAAGATAAGGAACTCGTAGCACAAGCAAAATCTGCCAATTTACCCACCGAGAAGCCGTAA
- a CDS encoding phosphomannose isomerase type II C-terminal cupin domain, translating to MVKVKEMSQVATLSTSAATNGLAATELRPWGSFTVLEEGRGYKIKRIEVKPGHRLSLQMHHHRSEHWIVVCGTAKVTCGDEVQLIFTNQSTYVPQCTSHRLENPGVIPLVLIEVQNGEYLGEDDIVRYQDDYARAGAK from the coding sequence ATGGTTAAAGTTAAAGAAATGTCTCAAGTTGCTACACTGTCTACATCTGCCGCTACGAATGGACTTGCCGCTACGGAATTGCGCCCTTGGGGTTCATTTACTGTTCTGGAAGAAGGGCGGGGATATAAAATTAAGCGGATTGAGGTCAAGCCTGGTCACCGCCTGAGCCTGCAAATGCACCACCACCGGAGTGAGCATTGGATTGTGGTTTGCGGGACGGCTAAGGTGACTTGTGGGGATGAAGTTCAACTTATTTTTACGAATCAATCGACTTATGTGCCTCAGTGTACGTCGCACCGGCTGGAAAATCCTGGCGTGATTCCGTTGGTTTTGATTGAGGTGCAAAATGGGGAGTACCTAGGCGAGGATGATATTGTCCGCTACCAGGATGACTATGCAAGGGCCGGAGCGAAGTAA